The Bacteroidetes Order II. bacterium genomic sequence GCCCAATTGACGTACCAATGCAATAAAAATATGGGCAAAATCCTGACAAACGCCTTTACGGTCTCTTAAAGCATCGTCTATGGGTGAATCTACACGGGTACTATTGGGAACATACTGGATGCCATGATAGAGGTTGCTATTCAGATTCAGCAGTACCGAAAGCGGATCCAGAAGGCGCGAGACTTGCATTTCCTCCATAAATTGCATCAACAAAGGACTTTTTTGGATGAAACGGCTTTGATTTAGAAAATCCCAGTACTGATCTCGGACATCTCCCTGCGCAAACACCTCCCAGTCAGACATTCGTCCCCCAGCAGGTAATGGCACCACGGGTTTAACCTCCACCACCGACTCGGTCTTAATAAGCATTTGCTTATGGGCTGCAGGATGGCTGAAATAATGTACGGTATTTCTCCAATGATCGGTATAAGAATGGATTTGGGCTTTGGGCGTGACACCGATTTTAAACTCGCGCAGGGTTTGTTCGCTATCCATAAGGGGTTGCATCCGAAGTTCGGTAAATGCTTCGGA encodes the following:
- a CDS encoding transglutaminase family protein encodes the protein MMEIPAASIHSAQTTSCHYIVRHVTRFAYTHAVSEAFTELRMQPLMDSEQTLREFKIGVTPKAQIHSYTDHWRNTVHYFSHPAAHKQMLIKTESVVEVKPVVPLPAGGRMSDWEVFAQGDVRDQYWDFLNQSRFIQKSPLLMQFMEEMQVSRLLDPLSVLLNLNSNLYHGIQYVPNSTRVDSPIDDALRDRKGVCQDFAHIFIALVRQLGIPCRYVSGYLHHSQEDLSADGASHAWAEAWLPDRGWIGFDPTNHLLAGQRHIRVAYGRDYADVPPSRGVFKGDATTKLGVSVVVAPTFAPVEVNEMPEVADLPAGWQPNDHDIQQAQQQQ